One window from the genome of Elaeis guineensis isolate ETL-2024a chromosome 5, EG11, whole genome shotgun sequence encodes:
- the LOC105044740 gene encoding LOW QUALITY PROTEIN: protein trichome birefringence-like 35 (The sequence of the model RefSeq protein was modified relative to this genomic sequence to represent the inferred CDS: inserted 1 base in 1 codon), with product MKKWSKKKTQLSLFLFFFIFFMFSSLLTDHRQSITRTLPASEHFSTQPSFPTYFTINTSNPGTKKPVLGASDWSKACASAQSYKGKSNPVVEHQWRXESWSNGCDMFSGRWVYDNISYPLYDGGRCPYMSDQLACRKHGRPDKEYQKWRWQPHGCNLKRWNATEMLEKLRGKRLMFVGDSLNRGQWISMVCLIQSVVPAGKKSMSPNAALTIFRAEEYNASVEFYWAPLIVESNSDDPVNHRFDDRIIRPDSISKHASRWEKADILVFNSYLWWRSDSKIKLLWNREDVICEEANGLDAMKLTLETWADWVASGVDPLRQKVFFVTMSPTHLWSQEWNPGSEGNCFQEKTPIESEGYWGSGSDLDTMRMVEGILGRLGPKVSVINITQLSEYRKDGHPSIYRKFWETLTPQQLANPVSYADCIHWCLPGVPDIWNELLFNFL from the exons ATGAAGAAATGGAGCAAGAAGAAGACCCAACTCTCcctgttcttgttcttcttcatcttctttatgtTCTCCTCCCTTCTCACCGATCACCGGCAGAGCATAACTAGAACACTGCCGGCCTCGGAGCACTTCTCCACACAGCCTTCTTTTCCTACATACTTCACTATCAACACCTCCAACCCCGGGACCAAGAAGCCGGTCTTAG GTGCTTCAGATTGGTCGAAGGCCTGTGCTTCTGCCCAGAGCTACAAAGGCAAGTCGAATCCAGTGGTGGAACACCAATGGC ATGAGAGCTGGTCAAATGGGTGTGATATGTTTTCAGGAAGATGGGTCTATGATAATATCTCATATCCTCTGTACGATGGGGGCAGGTGCCCTTATATGTCTGATCAGCTGGCATGCAGGAAGCACGGCAGGCCGGATAAGGAGTACCAGAAGTGGCGGTGGCAGCCCCATGGTTGCAACTTGAAGAG GTGGAATGCAACCGAAATGCTGGAGAAACTGAGAGGCAAGAGGCTGATGTTTGTTGGTGATTCTCTAAACAGAGGGCAATGGATATCCATGGTATGTCTTATACAATCTGTGGTTCCAGCTGGCAAGAAGTCAATGTCACCCAATGCTGCCTTAACCATATTCAGGGCAGAG GAATATAATGCTTCGGTTGAGTTTTACTGGGCACCACTCATTGTAGAATCAAATTCTGATGACCCAGTTAACCATAGATTTGATGACCGGATCATCCGACCAGATTCCATTAGCAAACATGCATCTCGGTGGGAGAAAGCAGATATTCTTGTTTTTAATTCATACTTATGGTGGAGAAGTGATTCAAAGATAAAACTACT ATGGAATAGGGAAGATGTGATTTGTGAAGAAGCCAATGGACTGGATGCTATGAAGTTGACCTTAGAGACATGGGCAGATTGGGTTGCATCCGGTGTTGATCCCCTGAGACAGAAAGTATTCTTTGTTACCATGTCACCTACCCATCTCTG GAGCCAGGAATGGAATCCAGGAAGTGAAGGTAACTGCTTTCAAGAGAAAACTCCGATTGAATCAGAAGGTTACTGGGGAAGTGGGTCTGACCTTGATACCATGCGAATGGTAGAGGGCATATTGGGCAGGTTGGGGCCAAAGGTTTCAGTTATCAACATCACTCAGCTTTCGGAGTACAGAAAAGATGGGCATCCATCAATCTATAGGAAATTCTGGGAGACGTTGACCCCCCAGCAACTGGCGAATCCTGTTAGTTATGCTGACTGCATACACTGGTGTTTGCCTGGTGTACCTGATATTTGGAATGAGTTGTTGTTCAACTTTTTATGA
- the LOC105044738 gene encoding abscisic acid receptor PYL4, which produces MPCTPPPKSSVQHQRLSTTAGGGVTNGNSMTQGSIAGGKTVAGERCTAHAVPEEVAHVVPEEVAQHHEHAVGPQQCCSAVVQTIAAPVPTVWSVVRRFDKPQTYKHFLKSCHVLVGDGDVGTLREVQVVSGLPAETSTERLEILDDERHVLSFRIVGGEHRLANYRSVTTLHAVGGGTVVVESYVVDVPVGNTREDTRVFADTIVKCNLQSLARTAESLARRGGADGGQTRN; this is translated from the coding sequence ATGCCTTGCACTCCTCCTCCCAAGTCCTCCGTCCAACACCAGAGGCTCAGCACCACAGCCGGCGGCGGTGTCACCAACGGGAACAGCATGACCCAGGGGTCTATTGCCGGCGGCAAGACGGTGGCGGGGGAGAGGTGCACGGCGCACGCGGTGCCGGAGGAGGTGGCGCACGTGGTGCCGGAGGAGGTGGCGCAGCATCACGAGCACGCGGTGGGGCCACAACAGTGCTGCTCCGCCGTGGTCCAGACCATCGCCGCACCCGTGCCGACGGTGTGGTCGGTGGTCCGCCGCTTCGACAAGCCCCAGACCTACAAGCACTTCCTCAAGAGCTGCCACGTCCTCGTCGGCGACGGCGACGTCGGCACACTCCGCGAGGTCCAGGTGGTCTCCGGCCTCCCGGCGGAGACCAGCACCGAGCGCCTCGAGATCCTAGACGACGAGCGCCACGTGCTCAGCTTCCGGATCGTCGGCGGGGAGCACAGGCTGGCGAACTACCGGTCAGTGACCACCCTCCACGCGGTCGGCGGGGGCACGGTGGTGGTGGAATCGTACGTGGTCGACGTGCCGGTGGGGAACACGAGGGAGGACACGCGGGTCTTCGCGGACACAATCGTCAAGTGCAACCTTCAGTCGCTGGCGCGCACCGCCGAGAGCCTCGCTCGGCGCGGCGGCGCCGATGGAGGGCAGACTCGTAATTAA